The following coding sequences are from one Pseudomonas oryzae window:
- a CDS encoding lysophospholipid acyltransferase family protein, with product MARLRLYGRLLRLFAVLGEGALYAAWVGLRERCGGAPLALRQRLTWRFMRHLQAALPFSVEVRGRLPDTPVLWLANHVSWVDIAVLGALRPLSFLAKAEVGEWPLAGWLARQAGTLFIRRGAGEALDLGRQLAGHLQQGHHLAIFPEGTSSDGSAVLRFHPRLLAAALDSGASVQPVALRYRRAGTRDQLAPFVGDDELPAHLLRLLAAERAVVEIDLLEPIAVAGLTRSELARRAHAAIATVVCPVEKQGEREAA from the coding sequence ATGGCCCGCCTGCGCCTGTACGGACGTCTGCTGCGGCTGTTCGCCGTGCTCGGCGAGGGCGCGCTGTACGCCGCCTGGGTCGGCCTGCGCGAGCGCTGCGGCGGCGCCCCGCTGGCGCTGCGCCAGCGCCTGACCTGGCGCTTCATGCGCCACCTGCAGGCCGCCCTGCCGTTCAGCGTTGAGGTGCGCGGCCGGCTGCCGGACACGCCGGTGCTGTGGCTGGCCAACCATGTGTCCTGGGTCGACATCGCCGTGCTCGGCGCCCTGCGCCCGCTGTCGTTCCTGGCCAAGGCCGAGGTCGGCGAGTGGCCGCTGGCCGGCTGGCTGGCGCGCCAGGCCGGCACCCTGTTCATCCGCCGCGGCGCGGGCGAAGCCCTCGATCTCGGCCGTCAGCTGGCCGGGCACCTGCAACAGGGCCACCACCTGGCGATCTTCCCCGAAGGCACCAGCTCCGATGGCAGCGCCGTGCTGCGCTTCCACCCGCGCCTGCTCGCCGCCGCCCTGGACAGCGGTGCCTCCGTGCAGCCGGTGGCGCTGCGTTACCGCCGCGCCGGCACGCGCGACCAGTTGGCGCCCTTCGTCGGCGACGACGAGCTGCCGGCGCACCTGCTGCGCCTGCTGGCCGCCGAGCGGGCGGTGGTGGAGATCGACCTGCTCGAGCCGATCGCCGTGGCCGGACTCACGCGCAGCGAGCTGGCGCGCCGCGCCCATGCCGCCATCGCCACGGTGGTCTGTCCCGTCGAGAAGCAGGGCGAACGCGAAGCCGCCTGA
- the olsB gene encoding L-ornithine N(alpha)-acyltransferase, giving the protein MSATALSRDASATRRLQAERLHGTEALLEAQALRYRVFGTEFGARLEGAELGLDCDGFDVHCSHLGVRDLANGELVATTRLLDHGAARRLGRFYSEGEFRLHGLSRLGGPALEIGRTCVAADYRNGATIAVLWGALAEILNEGGYRYLMGCASIPMRDGGIQARAVMQRLRERYLCTELLHAEPLQPLPSLPVPDDNLTAELPPLLKAYMRLGAKICGEPCWDPDFQVADVFILLKRDELCPRYARHFKAAG; this is encoded by the coding sequence ATGTCCGCCACTGCACTATCCCGCGACGCCAGTGCCACCCGCCGCCTGCAGGCCGAGCGCCTGCACGGCACCGAAGCCCTGCTCGAAGCCCAGGCCCTGCGCTACCGGGTGTTCGGCACGGAGTTCGGCGCCCGCCTGGAAGGCGCCGAACTGGGCCTCGACTGCGACGGTTTCGACGTCCACTGCAGCCATCTCGGCGTGCGCGACCTGGCCAACGGCGAGCTGGTCGCCACCACCCGCCTGCTCGATCACGGTGCCGCCCGCCGCCTGGGGCGGTTCTACAGCGAGGGCGAATTCCGCCTGCACGGCCTGAGCAGACTCGGCGGCCCGGCGCTGGAGATCGGCCGCACCTGCGTCGCCGCCGACTACCGCAACGGCGCGACCATCGCCGTGCTGTGGGGCGCGCTGGCGGAGATCCTCAACGAGGGCGGCTACCGCTACCTGATGGGTTGCGCCAGCATTCCGATGCGCGATGGGGGCATCCAGGCGCGCGCGGTGATGCAGCGCTTGCGCGAGCGCTACCTGTGCACCGAACTGCTGCATGCCGAACCGCTACAGCCGCTGCCCAGCCTGCCGGTACCCGACGACAACCTCACCGCCGAACTGCCGCCGCTGCTCAAGGCCTACATGCGCCTGGGCGCGAAGATCTGCGGCGAGCCGTGCTGGGATCCGGACTTCCAGGTCGCCGACGTATTCATCCTGCTCAAGCGCGACGAGCTGTGCCCGCGCTACGCCCGCCACTTCAAGGCGGCCGGCTGA
- a CDS encoding oxygen-binding di-iron domain-containing protein, with protein sequence MRREPIVLFDNGTHQCLCFDDLVSGEGVQTNQFLIVDNEQYMLLDPGGDLTYTPLSLELSKHIPVQDLTYIFASHQDPDIIAALDKWLLHTKAKVICSRLWARFLPHLTANYLAVSHGISTYDRIIALPDRGQSLPLGKCQLKAVPAHFLHSVGNFQLYDPVSKILFSGDMGASLVDDAQPVTDFAAHLSSMEGFHRRYMASNKVCRLWAEMVRKMDVEMIVPQHGRPFIGKAMINAFLDWISQLECGLDLMGPADYALPR encoded by the coding sequence ATGCGTCGCGAACCCATAGTCCTGTTTGATAACGGCACCCACCAGTGCCTGTGCTTCGATGATCTGGTCAGCGGGGAAGGTGTACAGACCAACCAGTTCCTGATCGTCGACAACGAGCAATACATGCTGCTCGATCCGGGCGGCGACCTGACCTACACCCCCCTGTCGCTGGAGCTGTCCAAGCACATTCCGGTGCAGGACCTGACCTACATCTTCGCCTCGCACCAGGACCCGGACATCATCGCCGCGCTGGACAAGTGGCTGCTGCACACCAAGGCCAAGGTCATCTGCTCGCGCCTGTGGGCGCGCTTCCTGCCGCACCTGACCGCCAACTACCTGGCCGTCAGCCACGGCATCTCCACCTACGATCGCATCATCGCACTGCCCGACCGCGGCCAGTCGCTGCCGCTCGGCAAGTGCCAGCTCAAGGCGGTGCCGGCGCACTTCCTGCACTCGGTCGGCAACTTCCAGCTCTACGATCCGGTGAGCAAGATCCTGTTCTCCGGCGACATGGGCGCCTCGCTGGTCGACGACGCCCAGCCGGTCACCGACTTCGCCGCCCACCTGTCGAGCATGGAAGGCTTCCACCGCCGCTACATGGCCAGCAACAAGGTCTGCCGCCTGTGGGCCGAGATGGTGCGCAAGATGGACGTCGAGATGATCGTGCCGCAGCACGGTCGCCCCTTCATCGGCAAGGCGATGATCAACGCCTTCCTCGACTGGATCAGCCAGCTCGAGTGCGGCCTGGACCTGATGGGCCCGGCCGACTACGCCCTGCCGCGCTGA
- a CDS encoding phospholipase D-like domain-containing protein, which translates to MHPAVFPWREGNRFQLLVDGERFFPRMLAAIDGAQRQVEVELYLVEAGSCASQLIDCLTRAAGRGVQVRCLFDAFGSRQLGSRLGGRLREAGVELRLYNPIGWRSGLGNLFRDHRKLLLVDQTLAWVGGAGATDDFWMPESGSSRWHELMVEIAGPAVADWQTLFERQWQACEEPQAWRPYIRPLRHLPPRPAPGAGLGRVAYADALQHRDILRSLLRNLGHARGRVWLATPYFLPSWRVRKALRKAAQRGVDVRLLLSGRLTDHGPVRYAGQRYYPRLLKSGVRIFEYQPRFLHLKAVLVDDWVSIGSCNFDHWTLRFNLEANLEALDPGLTAELTQSFAVDFARSREITLEDWFARPLAMRIHQRLWGWLDRVVVNLLDRWR; encoded by the coding sequence GTGCATCCGGCCGTTTTCCCCTGGCGCGAGGGCAACCGCTTCCAGTTGCTGGTCGACGGCGAGCGCTTCTTTCCACGCATGCTGGCGGCCATCGACGGCGCGCAGCGGCAGGTCGAGGTGGAGCTCTACCTGGTCGAGGCAGGCAGCTGCGCCAGCCAACTGATCGACTGCCTGACGCGCGCCGCCGGTCGCGGTGTGCAGGTCCGCTGCCTGTTCGACGCCTTCGGCAGCCGGCAGCTCGGCAGCCGGCTGGGCGGCCGCCTGCGCGAGGCCGGCGTCGAGCTGCGCCTGTACAACCCGATCGGCTGGCGTAGCGGGCTGGGCAACCTGTTTCGCGACCATCGCAAGCTGCTGCTGGTCGACCAGACGCTGGCCTGGGTGGGCGGCGCCGGCGCCACCGACGATTTCTGGATGCCGGAATCAGGCAGCAGCCGCTGGCACGAACTGATGGTGGAGATCGCCGGCCCGGCGGTGGCCGACTGGCAGACGCTGTTCGAGCGCCAGTGGCAGGCCTGCGAGGAGCCGCAGGCCTGGCGGCCGTACATCCGCCCGCTGCGTCACCTGCCGCCGCGCCCGGCGCCCGGCGCCGGACTCGGGCGGGTCGCCTATGCCGACGCCCTGCAGCACCGCGACATCCTGCGCTCGCTGCTGCGCAACCTCGGCCACGCACGCGGGCGGGTGTGGCTGGCCACGCCCTACTTCCTGCCCAGCTGGCGGGTACGCAAGGCCCTGCGCAAGGCGGCGCAGCGCGGGGTGGACGTGCGCCTGCTGCTCAGCGGCCGCCTCACCGACCACGGCCCGGTACGCTACGCCGGGCAGCGCTACTACCCGCGCCTGCTGAAGAGCGGCGTGCGCATCTTCGAATACCAGCCGCGCTTCCTGCATCTCAAGGCGGTGCTGGTCGACGACTGGGTGAGCATCGGTTCGTGCAACTTCGACCACTGGACCCTGCGCTTCAACCTGGAAGCCAATCTCGAGGCGCTCGATCCGGGCTTGACCGCCGAGCTGACGCAGAGCTTCGCCGTCGACTTCGCGCGCAGCCGCGAGATCACCCTGGAGGACTGGTTCGCCCGGCCGCTGGCGATGCGCATCCACCAGCGCCTATGGGGCTGGCTGGATCGCGTGGTGGTCAACCTGCTGGACCGCTGGCGCTGA